In Erigeron canadensis isolate Cc75 chromosome 6, C_canadensis_v1, whole genome shotgun sequence, the following are encoded in one genomic region:
- the LOC122605370 gene encoding splicing factor YJU2-like isoform X2, with translation MKTDPQNSDYTVESGAARNFEPWRAEDEVGEEEQRKRDAEEMGDAMKSLENRTNESKREMDILAALDELKSMKSRHAHVSVDKMLEALQRSAPVQQQEDNLEEEDEALIESFFQGSREFIRRIDDDELDDDDEMILAGPDNGKSSKNGSKKQKVFHGVSDSPTDYLAKSSTIEKLINKKDVPSGTFALKSSTIKFSVVKKQSEAKTQANEKEEKAETTSGNGLQSLCQQYEDSNEERVIKFRVCYQNDL, from the exons ATGAAGACAGATCCTCAAAACTCTGATTACACTGTTGAGTCGGGAGCTGCAAGAAATTTTGAGCCTTGGCGTGCGGAAGATGAG GTTGGTGAGGAGGAGCAGAGGAAACGAGATGCTGAAGAGATGGGAGATGCAATGAAGTCGTTGGAGAATAGAACAAATGAGTCCAAAAGGGAAATGGATATCCTTGCGGCACTCGATGAATTGAAGTCGATGAAG TCAAGACATGCACATGTAAGCGTGGATAAAATGCTTGAAGCCTTGCAGCGATCAGCTCCGGTACAG CAGCAGGAGGACAACCTTGAAGAGGAAGATGAAGCCCTTATAGAATCCTTCTTCCAG GGATCAAGAGAATTTATCCGCAGAATTGATGACgatgaacttgatgatgatgatgaaatgatTCTTGCAGGTCCTGACAATGGCAAATCTTCAAAAAATGGCTCTAAG AAGCAGAAAGTTTTTCATGGAGTTTCTGATAGCCCAACAGATTACCTGGCAAAAAGCAGTACCATTGAAAAGTTGATTAATAAAAAAG ATGTTCCAAGTGGCACTTTTGCACTCAAGTCTTCAACGATAAAGTTCTCTGTTGTGAAGAAGCAATCAGAAGCCAAAACGCAAGCAAATGAAAAAGAAGAGAAGGCTGAAACTACAAGTGGTAATGGATTACAATCATTATGCCAACAGTATGAAGACAGTAATGAAGAAAGAGTAATCAAGTTTCGTGTTTGCTATCAGAATGATCTCTGA
- the LOC122603141 gene encoding dehydrodolichyl diphosphate synthase CPT3-like, protein MAEERQSGVIGKCLGALNVTMRRVLFNFMSSGPIPQHMAFIMDGNRRFARKWKLEKGAGHKAGFLALMSVLKYCYEIGVKYVTVYAFSLDNFNRRPDEVQYVMDLMHEKIEGFMKELDMVNRYGIRVLFIGDLNRLDEPVRIAADKAMEATAMNTKTYLLVCVAYTSSHEIPRGVYEACQEKSGLTRTLNGHGNDIVSDEEEIKVVDLEKHMYMGVVPDPDILVRSSGETRLSNFLLWQSTNSLLYAPKALWPEVGFWHVVWGIFKYQKHYYYLEKKKKQA, encoded by the coding sequence ATGGCTGAAGAAAGACAATCGGGTGTTATTGGCAAGTGCTTAGGAGCCTTGAACGTCACCATGAGACGAGTACTGTTTAATTTCATGTCATCGGGTCCAATTCCACAACACATGGCGTTCATCATGGATGGAAACCGTAGGTTTGCAAGGAAATGGAAGCTGGAAAAGGGTGCAGGACACAAAGCAGGGTTCCTAGCGCTTATGTCAGTTCTAAAGTACTGCTATGAGATCGGTGTCAAGTATGTGACCGTCTACGCATTTAGTCTTGATAATTTCAATAGACGCCCAGATGAAGTCCAATACGTTATGGATCTTATGCACGAGAAGATTGAAGGTTTTATGAAAGAACTGGACATGGTTAACAGATATGGGATTAGGGTGTTGTTTATTGGGGATTTGAATAGACTAGATGAGCCCGTTAGGATTGCTGCTGACAAGGCAATGGAAGCCACAGCCATGAACACAAAAACGTATCTTCTAGTGTGTGTGGCGTATACTTCGTCCCATGAAATCCCTCGTGGTGTCTACGAAGCATGTCAGGAGAAGAGTGGTTTGACGCGCACATTAAATGGACACGGAAATGATATCGTGAGTGACGAAGAGGAGATAAAAGTGGTGGATTTGGAGAAGCACATGTATATGGGAGTGGTTCCTGATCCTGATATACTTGTGAGGAGTTCGGGGGAGACGAGGCTCAGCAATTTTTTGCTGTGGCAATCAACAAATAGTTTGTTGTATGCTCCAAAAGCTTTGTGGCCAGAGGTGGGATTTTGGCATGTAGTTTGGGGGATCTTCAAGTATCAGAAACACTATTACTATttggagaagaaaaagaagcagGCTTGA
- the LOC122605370 gene encoding splicing factor YJU2-like isoform X1 produces MAERKVLNKYYPPDFDPAKIPRQHIPKNRQIKVRMMQPMSIRCSTCGNYIYKGTKFNSRKEDVVGDTYLGIQIFRFYSKCTKCSAEITMKTDPQNSDYTVESGAARNFEPWRAEDEVGEEEQRKRDAEEMGDAMKSLENRTNESKREMDILAALDELKSMKSRHAHVSVDKMLEALQRSAPVQQQEDNLEEEDEALIESFFQGSREFIRRIDDDELDDDDEMILAGPDNGKSSKNGSKKQKVFHGVSDSPTDYLAKSSTIEKLINKKDVPSGTFALKSSTIKFSVVKKQSEAKTQANEKEEKAETTSGNGLQSLCQQYEDSNEERVIKFRVCYQNDL; encoded by the exons atgGCAGAGCGAAAGGTGTTGAATAAGTACTATCCGCCGGATTTCGATCCGGCAAAAATTCCAAGGCAGCACATCCCCAAGAATCGGCAAATAAAGGTTAGAATGATGCAGCCAATGAGCATTCGCTGCAGCACATGTGGAAACTACATATACAAGGGTACCAAGTTTAATTCACGTAAAGAAGATGTTGTTGGAGAT ACGTATCTTGGAATTCAAATATTCAGATTCTATTCTAAGTGCACCAAATGTTCAGCCGAGATTACCATGAAGACAGATCCTCAAAACTCTGATTACACTGTTGAGTCGGGAGCTGCAAGAAATTTTGAGCCTTGGCGTGCGGAAGATGAG GTTGGTGAGGAGGAGCAGAGGAAACGAGATGCTGAAGAGATGGGAGATGCAATGAAGTCGTTGGAGAATAGAACAAATGAGTCCAAAAGGGAAATGGATATCCTTGCGGCACTCGATGAATTGAAGTCGATGAAG TCAAGACATGCACATGTAAGCGTGGATAAAATGCTTGAAGCCTTGCAGCGATCAGCTCCGGTACAG CAGCAGGAGGACAACCTTGAAGAGGAAGATGAAGCCCTTATAGAATCCTTCTTCCAG GGATCAAGAGAATTTATCCGCAGAATTGATGACgatgaacttgatgatgatgatgaaatgatTCTTGCAGGTCCTGACAATGGCAAATCTTCAAAAAATGGCTCTAAG AAGCAGAAAGTTTTTCATGGAGTTTCTGATAGCCCAACAGATTACCTGGCAAAAAGCAGTACCATTGAAAAGTTGATTAATAAAAAAG ATGTTCCAAGTGGCACTTTTGCACTCAAGTCTTCAACGATAAAGTTCTCTGTTGTGAAGAAGCAATCAGAAGCCAAAACGCAAGCAAATGAAAAAGAAGAGAAGGCTGAAACTACAAGTGGTAATGGATTACAATCATTATGCCAACAGTATGAAGACAGTAATGAAGAAAGAGTAATCAAGTTTCGTGTTTGCTATCAGAATGATCTCTGA